A region of the Bacteroidales bacterium genome:
CCTTTTCTTTGATTGAAGGAAAACTTATTGAGAAAATCTGTATGAGAATCTAACTTTTTTCCAATTTTAAAGGTAAACAAACCATAAATTGGAGGCTTTAATATATATGAAAACAAAAATAGTTTACATAGATCCTTAAAAGATAAAAGAATATTATTATTCGGTAATTTGTCATATTCCTTTTTAAAATTTGGGAATACATCTGGTTTATTAATTATACTAAATCCTCCATTTCCAATAGGTGGGAACTTACCTAAACCTGTTGAAAAAAACGAGGCATCCCCAAACAAGCCTGTATATTTACTATTATATTGTGATAAAAAAGAATGAGCACAATCCTCGATTATAATTTTACCTTTTGCGATTTTAAATATTTCTTCAATATTCTCTGGAAAACCGAACGTATGAGTAATTATTAATACATCTATTCGAGTTATTTTATTTTGGAGGTCAACTAAATCTAATTTTAAATCATTTGTCAAATCGATGAATACAATATTATGACCTGCTTTCTTTATTGCTTGAAAAACGCTTTGGCAGGTATATGCTTGAATACCTATAGTTAAAATACTATCTGAAATAGAATTCAGAAGTACTCGTAAAGCCACTCGAGCAGAGTTGTAAAAGAATGTATGTTTTTCAGGAAAGGGCTCATTATAGACTAAACGTGATTTTGGCCTAGGAAAATATGAGTAAAAAGGAAAACTGTAAAAAAATCTAGGTAATAATTTATAAGTCATTCGGATTAATATTTTTAATAACTTTAGCTGGATTACCTACTGCAATTGAATTATCAGGAATATTTTTTGTTACAATTGATCCTGCACCAACCACAGAACATTTACCAATTTTAACGCCTGGAAGTATAGTGACATTAGCTCCAATCCATGAATCATTATCAATTTCGACATTTTGTGATAAAACCGGAAATATTTTAATAAGTTTTGAATAATTCGGGGATGAATCAGTTATTATTAAAACATTGGGCCCAATAGAAACTCGGTCCCCAATAAATACATTATCCTTACGAGTTTTAAGATCTGAAATTTTCAAAGATGATGGTAAATAAACCTTATTACCGATTTTGTAGCCAGCCAAAATCAAAACAAATCTTCTTAAAGTAATTGCTGGAAGGATTGGATATATTATTTTAAGGAACTTTTTTAAATATGGGTTAAAAACCATTTTACATTTTTTAATACCAATATACCAATTCTTCCTATAATCATTAATAAGGGCTTGTGTATTATTTGAAATCTGCCCAATTCTACCAAATTTTTACTAAATTTTAATTTATGTTCTCTAACTCCATATGGTTTATTTGGCATACCTGCACCACCAAAATCAAATATTTTAAATTTGTGTTCATGACTCCAGATAAGGACATTATAAATTAAAAAATCATTAGGATACTTACTTTCCTCATTTTCCTTTGTACCGGCATACCAATCATAAACCGTATCATTAAATATAAGTTCTATTCTCGTGGCAATTTGCTTATCGTCCAAAAATGCACTAAAAACTTTTAACCGGTTTATTGGGTTAAGTTCCTTAAAAGCAGTAATGAAATATTCCTTTTTAGGACATGGTAAGCCTAGTTTATAATATGTTGATAAGATTAACTCAATTGATTCTAAAAACTCACTTAAATCAGTAATTTCAATAAATACAAGTCCTTTATTCTTACTTTTTGTAATATTCCTTTTCTTATTTTTGGAAATCCCCTTTTCCAACGTATTTAAATCCTCAACATTGATTAATATATTAAGATGAGGTATATAATTAAAGCCATATTTTTTAAAGATGTCATTTGATTCTTTCCAATTCCATTGGTTCCTTATTTGAGTATAAATTACCTTTCCTTTAATAATTTTAAGGTATTTTTGTAATAAGATTTCAAGAGTTTCCAGTGATTCATCAATAATTAATGGTCCTCCTATTATTATTGAACGAGATGTAAATCTTCCAAAAAAGCCGTAATGTTCCTTGTAAATAATCGCTAATAATATACCAACTACCTTATCTGATTTATCAACTGTAATTATAATTGGTTCACAATTAAAAGTTCTTTTATGTATTTCATAATACTCATAAGATTGAAATATGTTTCCATGAGGATGTTTCGAAACCAAAGCCTCCCAGTCGTTTTTATTTATCACTTAAGACCTCCTTATAAATTTCAAAAATTTTTTTAGAAGTTGATATAGAATCTAATCCCAATTCTAATATCCGTTCCACACCTTTTATTGGTCTATTATAAGCTAATACATCTTTTATTTTGTTAGAAATTTCAATTGGATTATTTGAAGTTATATAGCATCCATCCATTTTATTAATTATTACGCTTATATCTCCAACATCAGTTGAAATTACTGGACAATTACATGCTAGTGCTTCCTTTATTACTTGAGGAGAGCCTTCAGAAAAAGAAGTCATCAATACAAGATCCACTGCATTTAAAAGAGTTGATACTTCCATTCTTGAATATCCCTTTAATTCTATCATTTCAACAATCGAATCAGAATTTAAACAGTGTAATGCCTTTTTTGCAAGTTGATAGTTTTTAACATAGTTATTATAAGATCCAGGGAATAAAATATATTTTTTAGTAGTATTTAGTCCTAATAGCCTTTTACTTTCATTTTTGTCTAAAGGTTTAAAAATAGATAAATCTACACCACAAGGGATAATTTTTTGAATGTTTCTTGTTAATTTCTTAGCTAGTTTTTCAGATACAAATATGCACTTTGCAGAAAGGAAAAAAGCTATTCTAGAAAAAAACCTGTTATTTCCAAAGTTAATATCGCTCCCATGAAATGTAACTACAACTGGTGTTTTTCTTTGTAGATTAGCTATAAGTCCACTTAAACCATAATGAGCATGGATAACATCTGGCTTAAAAGTCTTTATCTTATTTTTTAAAGGTTTGAGATTTTTAAGGTAACCAAATGCACCCTTATTAACAATAACATAATATTCAGTACAAATTTCTAGTTCATTTAAAGATAAAACTTGATCAACAATATAAGGACTTATACGATTATTATTACCGCTACAAACAATTAAGACTCTCATTTTCTAAAACCTATAATTTTCGCTGGATTTCCAGCTATAATAGCAAAATCTGGGATGTCTTTAGTTACAATTGAACCTGCTCCAATTATTACACCATTACCTATATTTTGAACTTGAGGTAAAATTATGCAACGAGTACCAATCCAAACATCATTTCCAATTACGAGTTTTGTTTCTATAGATGCTCCTTGTTCAGACATAGGAATGTCTATTCGATGAAATGTATGATTTTTATTTAATATGATGACTTCCTCAGCCATCATTACATTGTTCCCCAGAATGATATTGGAAGGAACTTTACAGCGTTTGCCAATGCCAGATGAATTACCAATTCTAATTTCAAATCCTGAACCAAAATAACAATTGTTTTCAATATTAACAGATTTTCCAACATATTTAAAAATACCTTTAACTAATATATACCTAAATTTTTTACATAGTTTTCCTATTAATGGGAAAGTACTTTTTGGTAAATTGTTAGCAAGGGTGTAAAAAAAGAATAATAAGATGTATCTAATTGCTAACATATTTCTTGATAGGTAATATTTTTTATCTTCGAAGGATGAAAGAATAAGAAACCAAGAATTTGCATAACATCTCTTAATAAGTAAAACAATATATTTTCAAAACGAGTAGATAAGTCATATCTTTTATTAAATGAAACTCGTAATAAAATAACCATAAAATAGGCAAAAAGAATGTAATAATAGTTTAATGTTAGTGATAAGATTAGAAAAATTATTAGGGAAAGCATAGAATAATCTTGTTTCATCATGAGCTTCCATGTCGATTTATTGAAAATATTTCTTCTGTATAGATAACATCTTCCCCAAAGATGACTTTTATCGAAAAGCATTAACCATTTTCTTCTTCGATGAGTATATGAAATTGTATGGTGTATAGCTGCAATAATTGGTAATCTGTGAAGATAGATTCCTTTTTGTGCCAATCGTAAACCCAAATCAAAATCTTGACTACGTTTAAATTCATTTCGCATTCCGCCCACACTGTTCCATATTCTCCTTTCGATTAAAAACAATCCACCAGTTTTGTAATCTATAAGTATTTCTTTATTATTATACATTAAAGTTTTATATACAATTTCATTGCTTTTATCGTAATAATAATTAAAAAAGTCTCCAGAAATAAAAGGATAAATTAAGTTACCATTTAACAGAATAATAGATAAAAAACCTGGAATAATTTCCATATCACCGTCGATAAAAAATAGTATTTTTCCCCGCGATTTTAGAACTCCTATATTTCTTGCTATTGCTGAATTATGGTAATTTAATAATTTAATTATTCTGACATTTTTGAATCCTTGAACTATCCTGATACTGTCATCGATTGAACACGAATCAACATAAATAATCTCATATTCGATTATATGATCCGAGCTAATGCTATTTAGAATGCTATTCAAACATCTTGATAATTTTGGACCTTCATTTTTTCCTATGACAACAAAAGAGATCACCTTATGTAAGGATTATAATTAGTAATTTTATTTCTAAAAATTAACCATAAAATACCAGAACAATAACCACGCAAGAAAGAAAAATTCTTGTTTCTTTGTTCAACTTTAGAAAATATAGATTTAAAAACGAACTTGGTTAGATTCTTGCCTAAAATATAAATAAAAACCAAGAAGTTTAGATTACGATATAAATAGATTAGAGAGCTCTTACTTCGCCAATAACAAACTGGTAAAGAGAACCTCTCTCCTTGTCCGGAAGAAAGACTTCCAATATGCCAAATCCTAGCAGTTGGAGTGTATATTAACTTATAACCCTTTCTTTTTGCTCTTAACGCGAAATCTGCCTGTTCAGAATACATAAAGAAGTATTCACAATAATAGCCAACATCAAATAATATATTATAAGGTAATAACCAAAAAATATCATCAAGCATATCTCGCTCTTTTTCAATTTCAAATTGCCCCCTATCTTCCTCATCTTTACCAGGATAAACCTCTTTAAGTAGTATTTTATTTGAAAAATTACTTCCAATGTATTGAATTTTGTTAGGATTATTATAATGATATACTTTACCAGAAACAATTGCCTTATTATTATGTCTTTGACAGCATAATACCAAATTCTTTATGGAATCCTTATCTATATTGGTATCATTGTTCATAATAAGAATATATTCTGGAATTATATCTCTTATGCTTTTTAGACCCAAGTTTACTCCTTTTGCATAACCTAAATTGACCTCACTTCTTAATATTGTTACCTTTTCAGATTGGATTTTATTTAGTATTTTATAATTTTCTTCTGTTGAACCGTTATCTATTATTGTAAGATGAAAATCTTTATAATTGGAATTCAAAATAGATTTAGTGCAATCAATCGTCATTTCAGGTTGATTATAATTTACAATATATACAAATACATCAGTTTTCATTTTAAACTTCTGGTTAGAGATGAATTTACTAAATTAAATATCAAACAGATAAGGAAAGAGGCATCAGCTGACATATAATACGATATCATATTCCTACTAGTAGAATGGATAACCAATATACTTATTAATCCAATAGCTAAAGACCTAAATCTATGACTTTTATATACCTTTATTTGAAAAAGATATATGAAAATTGAAAATAAGGTACCCCAAATCAATAATAATCCAACTATCCCACCCATAAGTATTATTGAATGATTTGCAATATGCCCGTCATAATATTCAGCTGAAATTTTGCTATATCCAAATCCAATGATAGGACTTTCTTGAATTTTTGACATAATCTTAGGCACTCTTTCAGAAAGCCGAATTAGTGTTCCTTCTGCAGTAAGATTTCCTTCAGCTAAACTCTCAAGTGTTGCAAGCCTATTTAAAGATAATTCTAGGTTTCTTCTAATCGGCGATGGAATAAGAAAGTATGTTATTACTAATAATATTAAACTGGAAAAGATTAATGCAATGTTTTTCTTTTTAGTAATTATAAAAGTGAATAAAAAATAAAGTAATAGCAATGCTGATGCGATCATCCAACCTCTTGTAGCACTTAAAAATATGTATAAAATAGAAATAGTTGAAACCAATACCAAAAACCTAGATTTAAATGCTTTTTCCTTATTAACTATATAATAAATTGAAATTATAATGCTATACAAAGACAATACTATACCTCCAGTTAGTCTAACTAGTTCCTCTTTTTCTAGGATAACATTTTTTGAGGCGCTGTTAAATGTTATCATATTATATATTTTGCCTCTAAGACCAATATCTAGGAATTCAATCAGGTTATGAATAATTACAAAATAGAAAATTATTGTGTTGAATTTAATAAGTTCCTTTTCATTAAATATGATTGGTATTATTAAATAGAGTAAGAATGTTGGAAGTACCTGTAAATAAGTAAAAGAACTTTTTATATTTATTCCAAAATATAGACCTAGGATCAACAAAAAAATTAGATATATACCAATTAAAATATAGAAATTCCTAAAATGATTTAAAATGGTTGGCTTATTTCTTTTATTTAAGTAATATTTAATGAAAATTGCTAAACAGAAAATTGGGACAAAAGATATACCAACAGTAGAAGTTAATTTGAAAATCCAATTATCCCAACGATAATAAAATAGCATAAATGGATAAGAGAATAAAATAAAAACAAATGCTAACCAAAATACACGATTCTTTGAATAAAAAAAACATATAATTAAAAACGAAAAATACAAGGTATTCGCATAAATACTTGTATTACCATATACCAAGAGGCAACCTAAAATTAAAAGAATAAAAATATTTAATTGTGTTAAAATATTTTTTATTGGAATATTAGAAGTCTTATAGCGATAAATCATTTATGATATGTGAATTTTTTGTAGAAATTCAAGAGGAATAACTTTTCAGATTTGCTTAAAAATACGATTGAAGCCAGAATCATTATTGGACTCATAAAATATTTAAAGGAATAATTATCTATTATAATGATTATTAGTGCCGATAGAAGCACATACAACATTATCAGAAGATTTTTTCTATATATATTAAAACCATATAAATATTTTAAAACAATAAAATATATTATAAAGAATATAAAAGGGCTAATTAGAAATTTTAACATCCATCCATATAAACCAAGTTTGGGTACAAATAGTAAGACTATTACAACATTTAATATTGACATTAAAGTTATTAGTATACCATGTATGATGATATTACCTCTAGGCGTCAAAGATTGTGAAAATGCGTACCACCACATATAGAAAAGCACTCCTATAAAGTGAATCGACAAATATTTTTCGGCTTCTAAAAAGTCATTGGAATAGAATAGAGGTATTATAATCTTACGGAATGGCATAGCAATAAAGAGAAAGGGAATCATTAGGAGTGTAACCATTCTTATAGAGTCATTTAATATTCCTTTAATCTCAACGTTATTTTTACACTCACTAAACCTTGGATATAAATAGGTGCTTAATGACGGTAAAATAAAACCAATTAGTAAGTTTGACCATGAGGTAATTGGACTATAAATTCCCAATTTTTGAATGCCAATTTGACTAATTACAATTGAACGGCATACGCTTTCAGAAATTAAAGAAATGATTCCTGCTGTTGCTCCAAATATTGCGAAGGTAAGAAATTCTTTTAGATAAGGCTTATGAATTTTTGCGAAAGCGATATCCCTATATTTAATTTGAAGTTTTCTATAAAAAAGTCTATTGACCTGTAAATGATTAATAATTAGCAAAAAAAAGAAATTCAATAGTACAGATATTACAGCGCCTGTGGTTTTAAAAAAGTAGATTAATGGTAAAAAGAAAATTATAGTTAAAAGTGAACTTAAAATATTTGATCTTGAAATCAATATGGTGTCTTTGTTACTTTTTAACACAGCATAAGATAAGCTATTTCCAATAGTAATTGGAATACAAGTAATCCCTAATAAATAATAAAGTTTATATTCAGATGATCCTAAAAAAAATATAGT
Encoded here:
- a CDS encoding DapH/DapD/GlmU-related protein, yielding MVFNPYLKKFLKIIYPILPAITLRRFVLILAGYKIGNKVYLPSSLKISDLKTRKDNVFIGDRVSIGPNVLIITDSSPNYSKLIKIFPVLSQNVEIDNDSWIGANVTILPGVKIGKCSVVGAGSIVTKNIPDNSIAVGNPAKVIKNINPNDL
- a CDS encoding glycosyltransferase, with product MRVLIVCSGNNNRISPYIVDQVLSLNELEICTEYYVIVNKGAFGYLKNLKPLKNKIKTFKPDVIHAHYGLSGLIANLQRKTPVVVTFHGSDINFGNNRFFSRIAFFLSAKCIFVSEKLAKKLTRNIQKIIPCGVDLSIFKPLDKNESKRLLGLNTTKKYILFPGSYNNYVKNYQLAKKALHCLNSDSIVEMIELKGYSRMEVSTLLNAVDLVLMTSFSEGSPQVIKEALACNCPVISTDVGDISVIINKMDGCYITSNNPIEISNKIKDVLAYNRPIKGVERILELGLDSISTSKKIFEIYKEVLSDK
- a CDS encoding DegT/DnrJ/EryC1/StrS family aminotransferase — its product is MTYKLLPRFFYSFPFYSYFPRPKSRLVYNEPFPEKHTFFYNSARVALRVLLNSISDSILTIGIQAYTCQSVFQAIKKAGHNIVFIDLTNDLKLDLVDLQNKITRIDVLIITHTFGFPENIEEIFKIAKGKIIIEDCAHSFLSQYNSKYTGLFGDASFFSTGLGKFPPIGNGGFSIINKPDVFPNFKKEYDKLPNNNILLSFKDLCKLFLFSYILKPPIYGLFTFKIGKKLDSHTDFLNKFSFNQRKGHKWLKPLLLQNFTLCNSLRDIHKQNANYLVTKLKIKLTINYLKNGNCPNFYAFPILINNRDNLINELLDVNIEAGKHFFKCIEWAKEFGYKMGDCPNTEKIINNIIVIPIHSLVSKKHIITIANKINESYSV
- a CDS encoding oligosaccharide flippase family protein, with product MEFKKLLKNTSFLVFSKGIQFFIGILRSKVAAVYIGTLGVGIFSQISYLVTMISNVTLLSMNDGLVKQIVQNKNNNNYKNILVELIKSYSVLISITTTVIIIFCLVFTEKLTIFFLGSSEYKLYYLLGITCIPITIGNSLSYAVLKSNKDTILISRSNILSSLLTIIFFLPLIYFFKTTGAVISVLLNFFFLLIINHLQVNRLFYRKLQIKYRDIAFAKIHKPYLKEFLTFAIFGATAGIISLISESVCRSIVISQIGIQKLGIYSPITSWSNLLIGFILPSLSTYLYPRFSECKNNVEIKGILNDSIRMVTLLMIPFLFIAMPFRKIIIPLFYSNDFLEAEKYLSIHFIGVLFYMWWYAFSQSLTPRGNIIIHGILITLMSILNVVIVLLFVPKLGLYGWMLKFLISPFIFFIIYFIVLKYLYGFNIYRKNLLIMLYVLLSALIIIIIDNYSFKYFMSPIMILASIVFLSKSEKLFLLNFYKKFTYHK
- a CDS encoding glycosyltransferase family 2 protein; translated protein: MISFVVIGKNEGPKLSRCLNSILNSISSDHIIEYEIIYVDSCSIDDSIRIVQGFKNVRIIKLLNYHNSAIARNIGVLKSRGKILFFIDGDMEIIPGFLSIILLNGNLIYPFISGDFFNYYYDKSNEIVYKTLMYNNKEILIDYKTGGLFLIERRIWNSVGGMRNEFKRSQDFDLGLRLAQKGIYLHRLPIIAAIHHTISYTHRRRKWLMLFDKSHLWGRCYLYRRNIFNKSTWKLMMKQDYSMLSLIIFLILSLTLNYYYILFAYFMVILLRVSFNKRYDLSTRFENILFYLLRDVMQILGFLFFHPSKIKNITYQEIC
- a CDS encoding GNAT family N-acetyltransferase → MINKNDWEALVSKHPHGNIFQSYEYYEIHKRTFNCEPIIITVDKSDKVVGILLAIIYKEHYGFFGRFTSRSIIIGGPLIIDESLETLEILLQKYLKIIKGKVIYTQIRNQWNWKESNDIFKKYGFNYIPHLNILINVEDLNTLEKGISKNKKRNITKSKNKGLVFIEITDLSEFLESIELILSTYYKLGLPCPKKEYFITAFKELNPINRLKVFSAFLDDKQIATRIELIFNDTVYDWYAGTKENEESKYPNDFLIYNVLIWSHEHKFKIFDFGGAGMPNKPYGVREHKLKFSKNLVELGRFQIIHKPLLMIIGRIGILVLKNVKWFLTHI
- a CDS encoding glycosyltransferase family 2 protein, giving the protein MKTDVFVYIVNYNQPEMTIDCTKSILNSNYKDFHLTIIDNGSTEENYKILNKIQSEKVTILRSEVNLGYAKGVNLGLKSIRDIIPEYILIMNNDTNIDKDSIKNLVLCCQRHNNKAIVSGKVYHYNNPNKIQYIGSNFSNKILLKEVYPGKDEEDRGQFEIEKERDMLDDIFWLLPYNILFDVGYYCEYFFMYSEQADFALRAKRKGYKLIYTPTARIWHIGSLSSGQGERFSLPVCYWRSKSSLIYLYRNLNFLVFIYILGKNLTKFVFKSIFSKVEQRNKNFSFLRGYCSGILWLIFRNKITNYNPYIR